From a single Acidobacteriota bacterium genomic region:
- a CDS encoding neutral zinc metallopeptidase: MIKRVKRNVVLYALVGLFALFSLASTGAPFSTRPIEPVAVYAFSSADFNFTTEMAAPTNWEVDELVRTAGFYINAYWREVFAANGLRYTAPTVYRASQPLRNALYIPSAHAIYYDYNFFYAQMAKHGDFAVVTILAHEWGHAVQTLLERQGRISANRYDIEKELKADCFAGAFARSESRTPRLETNDIPKAISSLIEAGDHTAISIYAKNAHGTSQKRTAAFRNGFNYGVEACACNSIATLAASR, encoded by the coding sequence ATGATTAAACGAGTGAAACGAAATGTTGTGCTTTATGCGTTGGTTGGTTTATTCGCCCTGTTCAGTCTTGCGTCAACCGGTGCGCCATTTTCAACCAGACCGATTGAGCCGGTTGCGGTTTACGCTTTTTCGTCTGCCGATTTCAATTTCACAACCGAAATGGCTGCGCCGACCAACTGGGAAGTTGATGAACTGGTGAGAACCGCCGGCTTTTACATCAACGCTTACTGGCGCGAGGTTTTCGCCGCCAACGGTTTGCGTTACACTGCGCCCACGGTCTATCGCGCCAGCCAACCGTTGCGCAACGCCCTGTACATTCCGTCAGCCCATGCGATTTATTATGACTACAATTTCTTTTACGCTCAGATGGCAAAGCATGGCGATTTTGCGGTAGTGACGATTCTCGCCCACGAATGGGGACACGCGGTGCAAACCCTGCTTGAAAGACAAGGGCGCATCTCTGCGAATCGTTACGACATTGAAAAAGAGTTGAAAGCCGATTGTTTTGCCGGAGCCTTTGCCCGAAGCGAAAGTCGCACGCCACGTCTTGAGACAAATGATATTCCGAAAGCCATCAGTTCACTCATCGAAGCCGGTGACCACACCGCCATCAGCATCTATGCAAAAAACGCCCACGGCACTTCGCAAAAACGCACAGCGGCTTTCAGAAATGGGTTTAACTACGGCGTCGAAGCCTGCGCCTGCAACTCCATTGCGACACTGGCGGCGTCAAGATAG
- a CDS encoding tetratricopeptide repeat protein, whose amino-acid sequence MKSFSAVILLTLLLVNSTLAADWDRGVAYYKKGDYRAALSEFQDLVLERPDLAGAWYYIGLCEFNLKRYKRVGMPLARAIELLEVQSPQSPDIAGAFYTIGLSHYLLAEYDKALEPLKRYIDLNTKAKREVDPSARAALGRAYYYLERYDEALPLLAATKNENAKDAGTNAYLLGLMYFKREDDDRAIPAFREAIKANAEDANALELLAESLMRKARKLGANVSAANALWNEAASVAEQLQAARDDLKTANILGRAYLGAKNFEKAIVPLEKLAKENTDNGQAWLYYGIALSRSGKTRKAMEALEITIQLIPDSVAAMSELAYIYESDKQYQQALRIYEKAYSVTNDPTIKQSIERVKALAQQP is encoded by the coding sequence GTGAAAAGTTTTTCAGCGGTCATTTTACTGACGCTACTCCTGGTCAATTCCACGCTTGCAGCCGATTGGGACAGAGGCGTCGCCTACTATAAAAAAGGCGACTATCGCGCCGCGCTCAGTGAATTTCAAGACCTCGTTTTAGAGCGCCCAGACCTTGCCGGCGCCTGGTACTACATCGGGCTTTGCGAATTCAATTTAAAACGTTACAAACGAGTCGGCATGCCGCTTGCGCGCGCCATCGAACTCCTCGAAGTGCAATCGCCGCAAAGCCCGGATATTGCCGGTGCATTCTACACCATAGGGCTATCGCATTATCTGCTCGCCGAATACGATAAAGCCCTTGAGCCGCTCAAACGCTACATTGATTTAAATACCAAAGCCAAACGCGAGGTTGACCCGAGCGCGCGCGCGGCTCTCGGTCGCGCTTATTATTATCTTGAACGTTACGACGAAGCCTTGCCTTTGCTTGCGGCAACTAAAAATGAAAATGCCAAAGACGCGGGAACCAATGCCTACTTGCTTGGCTTGATGTATTTCAAGAGAGAGGATGATGACCGCGCCATTCCGGCTTTTCGTGAAGCGATAAAGGCGAATGCGGAAGACGCCAACGCGCTTGAATTGCTTGCCGAAAGTTTAATGCGAAAAGCCCGTAAGCTCGGCGCAAACGTGAGTGCCGCAAATGCCTTGTGGAATGAAGCGGCAAGCGTCGCAGAACAATTGCAGGCGGCGCGTGATGACCTAAAGACCGCCAACATTTTAGGGCGCGCCTATCTTGGCGCAAAAAATTTCGAGAAAGCGATTGTCCCGCTCGAAAAACTCGCGAAAGAAAACACCGATAACGGGCAGGCATGGCTCTATTATGGCATCGCCCTTTCGCGTAGCGGCAAGACGCGCAAAGCGATGGAAGCGCTGGAAATCACTATTCAATTAATTCCCGATTCGGTGGCGGCAATGTCTGAACTCGCCTACATCTACGAAAGCGATAAACAGTATCAACAGGCTTTGCGAATTTACGAGAAAGCCTATTCCGTGACCAACGACCCGACGATTAAACAAAGCATCGAGCGCGTTAAAGCCCTGGCGCAACAACCATAA
- a CDS encoding metal-dependent hydrolase codes for MSPVTHLLLGWLVANTTEQNNRRERTLIAIAGVIPDIDGLGIIADVITRQTASPTNWFSDYHHIFGHNLGFAIFVSLSGFLLARRKWLVASLMVVSFHMHLLGDLAGSRSPDGYQWAIPYLLPFSNAWQLTWQGQWQLNAWQNFVITGVALALTFTFAIKRGYSPVEIFSPRADKLFIATLRKRFQKSQG; via the coding sequence ATGAGTCCGGTTACTCACCTGCTACTCGGTTGGCTGGTCGCCAATACCACTGAACAAAACAATCGCCGCGAACGCACTCTCATTGCTATTGCAGGGGTCATTCCAGACATCGACGGACTCGGTATTATTGCAGATGTCATCACCCGCCAGACCGCAAGCCCTACCAACTGGTTTTCCGATTATCATCACATCTTTGGTCACAATCTTGGATTTGCCATCTTCGTTAGCCTGAGCGGGTTTTTACTTGCGCGACGCAAATGGCTCGTCGCATCACTGATGGTTGTGAGCTTTCATATGCATTTGCTTGGCGACCTTGCAGGGTCGCGCAGTCCCGACGGGTATCAATGGGCGATTCCATATTTATTGCCGTTTTCCAATGCCTGGCAACTCACCTGGCAGGGGCAATGGCAATTAAATGCCTGGCAAAATTTCGTCATCACCGGCGTGGCGCTGGCGCTCACGTTTACCTTTGCCATCAAGCGCGGCTATTCACCGGTTGAAATTTTTTCGCCTCGCGCTGATAAACTTTTCATCGCCACCTTGCGAAAACGTTTTCAAAAATCGCAAGGATAA
- a CDS encoding L,D-transpeptidase, protein MANFTKSVISVPVFGKTTITMLGGGPPPANLALDIRPDNPGLVSATRTATRLGPEYDWEITGKFPGKTLLQALIPGTASTYSAPLEVVVTGRITIKFSANGEGTMTCVGLGNFKVLGQPGRQYPKDITVDPNADPTVKKTLHHSKEFNVDMPFAIRIWGQMGIFIHEFPDNLSENGGPSAGCIHVGKPNSKRVFDYIVTRTRITIEYPW, encoded by the coding sequence ATGGCGAACTTTACGAAATCTGTTATCAGCGTTCCGGTGTTTGGAAAAACCACGATCACCATGCTTGGCGGCGGCCCGCCTCCGGCGAATCTGGCGCTTGATATTAGACCGGATAATCCCGGTTTGGTTTCTGCAACCCGGACAGCCACCCGATTGGGGCCCGAATATGATTGGGAGATTACCGGTAAATTTCCCGGAAAGACCCTGCTGCAAGCCCTCATTCCCGGAACCGCGAGTACCTATTCCGCTCCCCTTGAAGTAGTGGTAACCGGGCGCATCACGATTAAATTTTCAGCCAATGGCGAAGGAACCATGACCTGTGTGGGCTTAGGAAATTTCAAGGTGTTAGGTCAACCGGGAAGACAATACCCCAAAGATATAACCGTTGATCCGAATGCCGACCCCACCGTCAAAAAGACGCTTCATCATAGTAAAGAATTTAATGTCGATATGCCCTTTGCAATACGAATCTGGGGACAGATGGGAATTTTTATTCACGAATTTCCTGATAACCTGAGCGAAAATGGCGGGCCCTCTGCCGGGTGTATTCACGTTGGCAAACCCAATTCAAAGCGCGTCTTCGACTATATCGTTACCCGAACGCGCATTACCATCGAATACCCTTGGTGA
- a CDS encoding Hpt domain-containing protein: protein MNEVISHSERPIPAAVNGSVSQPTEVIACDQIFNLEALLDNLAGDEDFLGEIIDIFLQGYEPVLQEIRVGVIAADSKKIAEKTHKLKGSLAELYAPRAYEAARRLEEIGARGESEQAAELFEQLEIEIDRLKRTLEQMNLAAIS, encoded by the coding sequence ATGAATGAAGTAATTTCCCATTCCGAACGCCCCATACCTGCTGCCGTTAATGGAAGCGTTTCTCAGCCAACCGAAGTGATTGCTTGCGACCAGATATTCAATCTCGAAGCGCTGCTCGATAACTTGGCGGGCGATGAAGATTTTCTCGGAGAAATCATTGATATATTTCTGCAAGGGTATGAGCCTGTTTTGCAGGAAATCCGCGTCGGTGTAATAGCCGCCGATAGTAAAAAAATCGCTGAAAAGACGCATAAATTGAAAGGTTCGCTTGCCGAGCTTTACGCCCCACGCGCTTATGAAGCGGCGCGACGTTTGGAAGAAATCGGTGCCAGAGGTGAAAGCGAACAAGCAGCAGAATTATTTGAGCAATTGGAAATAGAGATTGACCGGTTAAAGCGTACTCTTGAGCAGATGAATTTGGCAGCCATTAGCTGA
- a CDS encoding serine hydrolase: MKPLKQLLNILRINISAMTIAAVLFNALVTNTIAQQTAPQLDAAARVQVIEGALKQLNAAYVFPEVAKKMEAAIRERMQRKEYDAITNPAALAVTLTNHLQEVSHDKHLRVVFRPVAFRDLKEPSKADIEQERAQVAFNNFGFQKVERLEGNIGYIDFRGFVEAEWGAETLAAAMNFLANTEALIFDVRQNGGGQPQMVALICSYLFDKRTHLNDIYWRPTDKTTEHWTREQLGGKRYGEKREVYVLTSRRTFSAAEEFTYNLKNLKRATIVGETTGGGAHPVDFRRINEHFGIGVPAGRAINPITKTNWEGTGVKPDVEVPAEQALKVAQVAALKNIAAKTNDNQRKQQLNGLAASLQRELDAPQTATSSPVNQVNAQSDEVKLPDTPAGKTLAAFLKAFNTGSLDELKKFHQANGGNPDNAQEDMGFFAANGGLKIAKVVSSSATGIEVLAQKKKDNNWITFAIEVAPNPPHQIMDIRARPASTPANVGATAQSNASNDEVKLPDTPAGKTFAAFVKALNSGDLKTMEQFHRERGDGIEIAEKDMDFYNQSGGVKVHRVVSSSDLEITAQIQTQKDRRLLNLTLQVQPTPPHAVDMIQVQPATESDGNETATGKPDRPATPAKKLTQSEMLAEIEKFLDAQAAADKFSGVALIAKDGKAIFKKAYGMAVKSTSTPNRVDTKFNLGSMNKMFTAVSIGQLVEAGKLALDDKVGKYLPDYPNPDVRDKVTIHHLLTHTSGLGSYWNKKFDERRAQIKTVADYLALFADEPLRFEPGARFAYSNSGFIVLGAIIEKVSGQNYFDYVREHIYKPAGMTGSDCFAMTANTPNMAMGYTLMSDNEGERLTMRKANSDSRPNRGGPAGGGYSTPEDLLKFASALTANKLLSAKLTELFTTGKVAMGGGDARYAYGFGDMRVNGKRAFGHNGGAPGIASSLSMFPESGYTVIIMTNYDPPQMLPVVRKIEGWVSQ; the protein is encoded by the coding sequence ATGAAACCCCTGAAACAACTTTTAAATATTCTGCGAATCAATATCAGTGCAATGACTATCGCGGCGGTTTTATTCAATGCTTTAGTCACAAACACGATTGCGCAGCAGACTGCGCCGCAACTTGACGCCGCCGCGCGAGTGCAGGTTATCGAAGGCGCATTGAAGCAGTTAAACGCCGCCTATGTTTTTCCCGAAGTCGCAAAAAAAATGGAAGCGGCGATTCGTGAACGTATGCAGCGCAAAGAATACGATGCCATCACCAACCCTGCGGCGCTGGCAGTGACGCTGACCAATCATTTGCAGGAAGTCAGTCACGATAAACACCTGAGAGTCGTCTTTCGCCCAGTAGCGTTTCGCGATTTGAAAGAGCCGAGCAAAGCAGACATTGAACAGGAGCGCGCCCAGGTCGCCTTTAACAATTTCGGATTTCAAAAGGTCGAACGATTGGAAGGCAACATCGGCTACATCGACTTTCGCGGGTTTGTTGAAGCCGAGTGGGGCGCGGAAACCTTAGCTGCGGCGATGAATTTTTTAGCCAACACCGAGGCATTGATTTTCGATGTGCGGCAAAACGGCGGCGGGCAGCCGCAAATGGTCGCCTTGATTTGCAGCTATTTATTCGATAAACGCACTCACCTCAATGATATTTACTGGCGACCAACCGATAAAACCACTGAACATTGGACACGTGAACAACTCGGCGGCAAACGCTATGGCGAAAAGCGCGAGGTTTATGTGTTGACCAGTCGCCGCACCTTTTCGGCAGCCGAAGAGTTCACCTACAATTTGAAAAATCTGAAACGCGCCACCATCGTCGGTGAAACCACTGGCGGCGGCGCGCACCCTGTAGATTTTCGTCGCATCAATGAACATTTCGGCATCGGCGTTCCCGCAGGCCGCGCCATCAATCCCATCACCAAAACCAACTGGGAAGGCACTGGCGTTAAACCCGATGTTGAAGTGCCAGCCGAGCAGGCGTTGAAGGTCGCGCAGGTCGCGGCGCTCAAAAATATCGCGGCAAAAACCAATGATAACCAGAGAAAACAGCAACTCAACGGACTCGCGGCTTCATTGCAACGCGAACTTGATGCGCCGCAAACTGCGACATCTTCACCAGTCAATCAAGTCAACGCACAAAGTGATGAAGTGAAATTGCCGGACACCCCTGCCGGAAAAACGCTTGCCGCATTCTTAAAAGCTTTCAATACCGGAAGCCTCGATGAGTTGAAAAAATTTCATCAGGCAAATGGCGGCAACCCGGACAACGCGCAGGAAGACATGGGCTTTTTTGCCGCAAATGGCGGCTTGAAAATCGCAAAAGTAGTCAGTTCTTCAGCGACCGGTATCGAAGTGCTGGCGCAGAAAAAGAAGGATAACAACTGGATAACTTTTGCCATTGAAGTTGCGCCCAACCCGCCGCATCAGATTATGGATATTCGCGCCCGCCCGGCTTCAACTCCGGCAAACGTCGGCGCAACGGCTCAATCGAATGCCTCAAACGATGAAGTGAAGTTGCCCGATACACCTGCGGGAAAAACTTTTGCGGCGTTTGTAAAAGCCCTCAATTCGGGCGATTTGAAAACTATGGAACAGTTTCATCGCGAACGCGGCGATGGTATAGAAATCGCCGAAAAAGATATGGATTTTTATAACCAGAGCGGTGGCGTGAAAGTTCATCGCGTCGTGAGTTCTTCGGATTTGGAAATCACTGCACAGATTCAAACCCAAAAAGACCGACGACTACTCAACCTCACCCTACAGGTGCAACCAACGCCGCCGCACGCCGTTGATATGATTCAGGTGCAACCGGCAACTGAGAGCGACGGCAACGAAACGGCGACGGGTAAACCTGATCGTCCCGCGACCCCTGCAAAAAAATTGACTCAGTCCGAAATGCTCGCAGAGATTGAAAAGTTTCTCGATGCGCAGGCTGCCGCCGATAAATTTTCCGGCGTCGCGTTGATTGCCAAAGACGGCAAAGCGATTTTCAAAAAAGCTTACGGAATGGCGGTGAAATCTACCAGTACGCCCAATCGCGTGGATACCAAATTCAATCTCGGTTCGATGAATAAAATGTTTACCGCTGTATCCATTGGACAACTCGTTGAAGCCGGAAAACTCGCGCTTGATGATAAGGTCGGAAAATATCTGCCCGATTATCCCAACCCTGATGTGCGCGACAAAGTGACGATTCATCATTTGCTCACCCATACATCGGGGCTTGGCTCTTACTGGAATAAAAAATTCGATGAGCGGCGCGCGCAGATTAAAACCGTAGCGGATTATCTGGCGCTCTTTGCCGATGAACCGTTGCGGTTTGAACCCGGCGCGCGTTTCGCGTACAGCAATTCGGGCTTTATCGTGTTAGGCGCAATTATCGAAAAAGTATCGGGACAAAATTATTTCGATTATGTGCGTGAGCATATTTATAAACCTGCTGGGATGACAGGTAGCGATTGTTTTGCAATGACCGCCAATACCCCGAATATGGCGATGGGCTACACGCTTATGAGCGACAACGAAGGCGAACGCCTGACCATGCGCAAAGCGAATAGCGATTCGCGTCCAAATCGCGGGGGACCTGCGGGCGGTGGTTATTCAACGCCGGAAGATTTGTTGAAATTCGCCAGTGCGCTCACCGCCAATAAACTGTTGAGCGCGAAACTGACAGAGCTGTTTACAACCGGAAAAGTTGCAATGGGCGGGGGCGATGCCAGATACGCTTATGGATTTGGCGATATGCGGGTCAATGGCAAACGCGCCTTCGGACATAACGGCGGCGCACCGGGCATTGCTTCAAGTCTCAGCATGTTTCCTGAAAGCGGTTATACGGTGATTATAATGACCAATTATGACCCACCGCAGATGTTGCCTGTGGTGAGAAAAATCGAAGGCTGGGTATCGCAGTAA
- a CDS encoding STAS domain-containing protein, with protein MNISERVVEGVSVLDLSGKIVLGEGDIQIKDRIKDLLADGQRRILLNLGDVSYIDSAGLGALISCYATTKREGGSLKLMNLTKRVQDLLTITKLITVFDCYDSEREAIDSYGK; from the coding sequence ATGAATATTTCAGAAAGAGTTGTGGAGGGCGTCAGCGTCCTTGATTTATCAGGCAAAATCGTGCTCGGCGAAGGCGACATTCAAATTAAAGACCGGATTAAAGATTTGCTTGCCGACGGGCAACGCCGCATTTTACTCAATCTCGGCGATGTCAGCTACATCGATTCGGCAGGGCTGGGCGCGTTGATTAGCTGTTATGCGACGACCAAACGCGAAGGCGGCAGTTTGAAACTCATGAACCTGACGAAACGGGTGCAGGATTTATTGACGATTACCAAACTCATCACCGTTTTCGATTGTTACGACAGCGAAAGAGAAGCGATTGACTCTTACGGTAAATAA
- a CDS encoding TonB-dependent receptor, with translation MLKTKRFAQIISLLLIFAIAILNAPAQSKNDASLRITVVDPTGAAIVAATLQLQTSDGKEHTAQTNERGEATFLRLATAGFQLRVSVAGFITREIKDKSLKSGNNKIEVQMEIEGVKENVTIAQSAQEKGLDNGKNAFTNVLTAEQISQLPDDPEEFEQAIRNMAGPGASFKVNGFRGGKLPPKSQIREIRFRMNPYSADNHEADFITVDILTKPGVNNWHGSMNFGFRDESLNARNAFAPFRAPEQFRRFGFSLDGPLWKNRTSLFLNADGNNAYESKTIVAALPDGAFNDVARRPSKTLNFSARIEHALNKTHTLRTEYQRNASRLDNLGVGDFDLPERAYTNDTVEHLFRFADTGAVGKKLVNEILFQARWQAIDKSSASQAPTIQVLNAFGSGGAQISGTREVFEWEVADNIDFVIGKHTMRTGVLYEFGNYQSNERVNANGTFIFASLDDFRAGRPTTFSKRSGDPRVEFSQHQFGAYLQDDFKLHKSLSLSLGLRYEWQNNVRDKNNFAPRLGIAWSPFKDGKTTFRAGAGIFYGWVGSEITEQILRVDGTRQRDLIVQNPGFPNPLTGGAQIILPASKIVADPEMNLPYLEQFSVGLQRQLAPTINLNANYSYQRGVHTLRGHNLNAPVNGVRPDAQFGNITQVESTAYASRQQFGVNVNMNFTRPPQRYLFATFGYFYMKAINETDSPFSLPANNADLRAERGPAAYDTRHHLFAMFNYQFPGAIRIGTILQASSAAPYNITTGFDNNGDSVSNDRPASVGRNSARGAARFDMGMRLGWGFGFGKPKEAAGGPQVKIIRSNDSDILGGMGGTGGINKRWRGELYVQAYNIFNHPNRINFTGVQTSPFYGQATAALPGRRIESGIRFSF, from the coding sequence ATGCTAAAAACAAAACGCTTTGCGCAAATCATCAGTCTGCTTCTCATATTCGCCATTGCCATTTTGAATGCGCCCGCGCAATCAAAAAACGATGCCAGCTTGCGTATCACCGTGGTTGACCCGACAGGCGCAGCGATTGTCGCCGCGACATTGCAATTGCAAACCAGCGATGGCAAAGAGCACACCGCGCAAACCAACGAGCGCGGCGAAGCCACTTTCCTGCGCCTTGCCACCGCTGGCTTTCAATTGCGCGTGTCGGTCGCCGGTTTCATCACCCGGGAAATCAAAGATAAATCTTTGAAATCAGGTAACAATAAAATTGAAGTGCAAATGGAAATCGAAGGTGTAAAAGAAAATGTCACCATCGCCCAGAGCGCCCAGGAAAAAGGTCTCGATAATGGCAAAAACGCTTTCACCAATGTTTTAACCGCAGAGCAAATTTCGCAACTGCCGGACGACCCCGAAGAATTCGAGCAGGCTATACGCAATATGGCAGGACCGGGCGCGAGTTTTAAAGTCAACGGCTTTCGCGGCGGGAAATTACCGCCCAAATCGCAAATCCGCGAAATCCGCTTTCGCATGAATCCTTATTCGGCGGACAATCATGAAGCAGATTTCATCACCGTTGACATCCTTACCAAACCCGGCGTCAACAACTGGCACGGCTCTATGAATTTCGGATTTCGCGATGAGTCGTTAAATGCGCGCAACGCCTTTGCGCCGTTTCGCGCCCCCGAACAATTTCGCCGCTTCGGGTTTTCACTCGACGGACCGCTCTGGAAAAATCGCACGTCGCTGTTTTTGAATGCCGATGGCAATAACGCTTATGAATCGAAAACCATTGTTGCCGCTTTACCCGACGGCGCGTTCAACGATGTCGCGCGTCGCCCGTCAAAGACTTTGAATTTTTCCGCAAGAATCGAACACGCGCTCAATAAAACCCATACTTTGAGAACCGAATATCAGCGCAACGCTTCACGACTTGATAACCTCGGCGTCGGCGATTTCGATTTGCCGGAACGCGCCTACACCAATGACACCGTCGAACATCTGTTCAGATTTGCAGACACCGGCGCGGTTGGTAAAAAACTGGTCAATGAAATTCTCTTTCAGGCGCGCTGGCAAGCGATTGATAAATCGTCGGCTTCACAAGCGCCGACCATTCAGGTGTTGAATGCCTTTGGTAGCGGCGGCGCGCAGATTTCCGGGACGCGCGAGGTCTTCGAGTGGGAAGTCGCCGACAACATCGATTTCGTCATCGGCAAACACACCATGCGCACCGGCGTGCTCTATGAATTCGGCAATTATCAGAGCAATGAGCGCGTCAATGCCAATGGCACATTCATCTTTGCAAGCCTTGATGATTTTCGCGCCGGGCGACCGACGACCTTTTCCAAGCGTTCGGGCGACCCGCGTGTGGAATTTTCGCAGCATCAGTTTGGCGCTTATTTACAGGACGATTTTAAATTGCATAAAAGCCTGTCACTCAGTCTGGGCTTGCGCTACGAATGGCAGAACAACGTCCGGGATAAAAACAATTTCGCGCCGCGCCTCGGTATCGCGTGGTCGCCATTCAAAGACGGCAAGACCACGTTTCGCGCCGGGGCGGGAATTTTTTACGGCTGGGTCGGTTCGGAAATCACCGAACAGATTCTGCGCGTCGATGGTACACGGCAACGCGATTTGATTGTGCAAAATCCGGGCTTCCCAAATCCGTTGACCGGCGGCGCGCAAATCATTTTACCGGCAAGTAAAATTGTTGCTGACCCGGAAATGAATCTGCCTTACCTTGAGCAGTTTTCGGTTGGCTTACAAAGACAGCTTGCGCCAACCATCAACCTCAACGCCAATTATTCCTATCAACGCGGCGTTCACACTTTGCGCGGACATAATCTCAATGCGCCCGTGAATGGCGTTCGCCCCGACGCGCAATTTGGCAACATCACGCAGGTCGAATCAACGGCGTACGCTTCGCGGCAACAATTTGGCGTCAACGTCAACATGAATTTCACGCGCCCGCCGCAAAGATATTTGTTTGCCACTTTCGGTTATTTTTATATGAAAGCGATAAACGAAACCGATAGCCCGTTCAGCCTCCCGGCAAACAATGCGGATTTGCGCGCCGAACGCGGACCGGCGGCTTATGATACAAGGCATCATCTGTTCGCGATGTTCAATTATCAATTTCCCGGCGCGATTCGCATCGGCACGATTTTGCAGGCAAGTTCCGCTGCGCCTTACAACATCACCACAGGCTTTGATAATAACGGCGACAGCGTAAGCAACGACCGTCCTGCGAGCGTCGGTCGCAACAGCGCCCGTGGCGCGGCGCGTTTCGATATGGGCATGCGCCTTGGTTGGGGATTCGGATTCGGCAAACCGAAAGAAGCCGCAGGCGGTCCCCAGGTAAAAATCATTCGCTCAAATGATAGCGACATCCTTGGCGGTATGGGTGGCACCGGCGGCATCAACAAACGCTGGCGCGGTGAACTCTACGTTCAGGCTTACAACATTTTCAATCACCCCAATCGCATCAATTTTACAGGCGTTCAGACATCGCCTTTTTACGGGCAGGCAACAGCCGCTCTGCCCGGACGCAGAATCGAAAGCGGCATCCGATTCAGTTTTTAA
- a CDS encoding prolyl oligopeptidase family serine peptidase has protein sequence MNYTFPTYEEAEKTSDVARYCTKSEYETAVRDRRFEFQKIKYLSDRLKITAYVYRPQKLTEQKLPTIIFNRGSFIRRDIAAELIVSFHRLAREGFAIIAPLYRQSDGGEGKDEMGGADMNDLMNTAQLAKQLNFVDTENLFMYGESRGGMMTYQALRNRFPLKAAAVFGAFTDMEAFLTASPNSSAVAKQIWPDFEQKKPEIFYQRSAIRWADKIDTPVLIMHGGADSLVSPLQSLLMAEQLQKLGKPYELMIYAGDNHILSNNRIERDQRVSNWFKKYLSN, from the coding sequence GTGAATTACACCTTCCCGACTTATGAGGAAGCGGAAAAAACCTCCGATGTTGCAAGATATTGCACCAAAAGTGAATATGAAACGGCGGTTCGCGACCGGCGATTTGAGTTTCAAAAAATCAAATACCTAAGCGATCGCTTGAAAATCACCGCCTATGTCTACCGACCACAAAAGCTAACCGAGCAAAAATTGCCAACCATCATTTTTAATCGCGGCAGTTTCATTCGCCGGGATATTGCTGCCGAATTGATCGTCTCTTTTCATCGGCTGGCACGCGAAGGGTTCGCCATCATCGCCCCGCTTTACCGGCAAAGTGATGGCGGCGAAGGCAAGGATGAAATGGGCGGCGCGGATATGAATGATTTGATGAATACGGCTCAACTGGCAAAGCAACTCAACTTTGTCGATACGGAGAACCTATTTATGTATGGTGAATCGCGCGGCGGCATGATGACCTATCAAGCCCTTCGCAATCGCTTTCCGCTAAAGGCGGCAGCGGTCTTTGGCGCATTCACCGATATGGAAGCCTTTCTCACCGCCTCGCCTAATTCGAGCGCCGTCGCAAAACAAATCTGGCCGGATTTCGAGCAGAAGAAACCGGAAATTTTTTATCAACGTTCGGCAATTCGTTGGGCGGATAAAATCGACACTCCGGTTTTAATCATGCACGGCGGCGCGGATTCTCTGGTGAGTCCGCTGCAATCGCTTTTGATGGCTGAACAATTACAGAAACTGGGTAAGCCGTATGAGTTAATGATCTATGCGGGCGATAATCACATCTTATCGAATAATCGAATTGAAAGAGACCAACGAGTGTCAAACTGGTTCAAAAAATATTTGAGCAACTAA